A single genomic interval of Arctopsyche grandis isolate Sample6627 chromosome 8, ASM5162203v2, whole genome shotgun sequence harbors:
- the LOC143915270 gene encoding uncharacterized protein LOC143915270, protein MNELSMEVKIVVVYFLLTFSSIFADEVVKIGKSIYTKERIAEYDEDYQGVKRIGVNSVGDIYTWSGFMPQYLKAGSSKVEYVPGLRSRVIHGFAIDSKDNFFFNRIFDGMSYLKPGQKEENTLAGIHRQADTMVIDIHDNMYLGSYYMIDKVILAEHFDDYEESSLVQIPGFKYGFNKPAAIDSKGNIYYEQVYSNFYYQNFGEGSSSKRKIAEIGEEETHAACVDSMDNVYVATIQGLFFIEAGTKGIGIEKVEAFADKFVGSVHVDWRKNDTIYLVVKDEGLLKLTYKGRA, encoded by the exons ATGAACGAACTAAGCATGGAAGTGAAAATCGTTGTTGTGTATTTCCTGTTGACATTTTCGTCAATTTTCGCCGACGAAGTGGTGAAAATCGGAAAATCTATCTACACCAAAGAAAGAATAGCCGAATATGACGAAGACTACCAAGGA GTGAAGAGAATTGGAGTCAACAGTGTCGGTGACATATATACATGGAGTGGATTTATGCCACAATATCTAAAGGCCGGTTCGTCCAAAGTGGAATACGTGCCTGGATTACGCAGTAGGGTGATCCACGGCTTCGCTATCGACTCCAAAGATAACTTCTTCTTCA ACAGGATATTTGACGGAATGTCGTATTTGAAGCCGGGGCAGAAAGAAGAAAACACACTTGCAGGTATCCATCGACAAGCTGACACGATGGTTATCGACATACATGACAACATGTACCTGGGATCTTATTACATGATTGACAAAGTTATTttag ctGAACATTTTGATGATTACGAAGAATCGAGTTTGGTACAAATACCCGGATTCAAGTATGGATTTAATAAACCAGCTGCTATCGATAGTAAAGGCAACATATATTACGAACAAGTGTACTCAAACTTCTATTATCAAAATTTCGGAGAGGGATCTTcgtcaaaaagaaaaatagcag AAATCGGCGAAGAAGAAACCCATGCCGCTTGCGTCGATTCCATGGACAATGTTTACGTTGCTACAATACAAGGATTATTTTTCATCGAAGCTGGCACTAAGGGTATTGGTATCGAAAAGGTTGAAGCATTCGCTGACAAATTCGTTGGAAGTGTCCATGTGGATTGGAGAAAAAACGATACTATATATCTAGTAGTAAAAGATGAGGGCCTTCTAAAATTGACGTACAAAGGACGAGCCTAA